In Debaryomyces hansenii CBS767 chromosome B complete sequence, one genomic interval encodes:
- a CDS encoding DEHA2B04092p (weakly similar to uniprot|Q08581 Saccharomyces cerevisiae YOR195w SLK19 kinetochore-associated protein required for chromosomes segregation in meiosis and mitosis): protein MSDETIRSKNNEVSGEMSVTEKNSLTEATIEIGIDKGDDKKIKEDQTEEARRIDQETKPELKEGIDSGYRTSDSFDDFGADKGVVAEDEDDDSDFGSFDDASFTELEEPEEIKAVENTQENVSDEYVRFSEEVLNNPTLFGKKLHETMDNIFTDISHSEHPNQDQNSLLTERSSEIYKELSQIPHLQPPNWIKSNVRHNLLIKLGVPINLDEIKKENLLQTPKVPRRKSINEEDIKWDGFDLPAFEDLSISVDKKTDLLNKTTEILSVIETDNLNNSSHQFLESSNTVSLQEKLKQYNDNYAQLIELSSVWNKQLDDQKQNYEVYESVIQNLIGYSQKLKREEILAHLKNIKSKSKTKKSFWK, encoded by the coding sequence ATGTCTGACGAAACAATTAGGAGCAAAAACAATGAAGTGTCTGGTGAGATGAGTGTTACGGAGAAGAATAGCTTGACGGAGGCAACAATAGAAATAGGAATTGACAAAGGTGACGACAAGAAGATCAAAGAGGATCAAACTGAGGAAGCTAGGCGAATAGATCAGGAGACAAAACCCGAGTTAAAGGAGGGCATAGACTCAGGTTATCGAACGAGTGATAGTTTTGACGATTTTGGAGCTGATAAAGGTGTAGTTGCcgaagacgaagatgatgatagTGATTTTGGATCGTTTGATGACGCTTCGTTTACAGAACTCGAGGaaccagaagaaataaaagcAGTAGAAAATACACAAGAAAACGTGTCAGATGAATATGTACGCTTCAGTGAAGAAGTACTTAACAATCCAACTCTATTTGGAAAAAAGTTGCATGAAACAATGGATAACATATTTACTGATATAAGCCATAGTGAACACCCTAATCAGGACCAGAATTCTTTATTGACGGAACGATCAAgtgaaatatataaagaatTGTCTCAAATACCTCATTTACAACCTCCAAACTGGATTAAGCTGAATGTTCGTCATAATTTGTTGATCAAATTGGGTGTTCCAATTAATTTAGATGagataaagaaagaaaatttacTCCAAACTCCAAAGGTACCACGTAGAAAGTCTATCAACGAAGAAGACATAAAATGGGATGGATTTGATTTACCTGCCTTTGAAGACTTGAGCATTTCAGTAGATAAAAAGACAGACCTATTGAATAAAACCACAGAAATCTTATCAGTTATTGAAActgataatttaaataattcatcgCATCAGTTCTTAGAATCCTCAAACACAGTGAGCTTGCAagagaaattgaaacagtataatgataattacgctcaattaattgaattgaGTAGTGTTTGGAATAAACAATTGGATGATCAGAAGCAGAATTACGAAGTTTATGAATCGGTTatacaaaatttaattgGGTATAgtcaaaaattgaagagagaagaaatattggcacatttgaagaatattaagCTGAAATCTAAGACTAAGAAATCATTTTGGAAATAG
- a CDS encoding DEHA2B04114p (weakly similar to uniprot|P38876 Saccharomyces cerevisiae YHR189w peptidyl-tRNA hydrolase): MSMVAEKEFIIFSIGNPGSTNRHSTGHIVMKALIEYFGAKQLFKPSSNSMYSMTEVDNIALVKSNNYMNDSNKSLKQYIEQEKIGLRQAVLIVVYDEFDLDLGKVKISPFKKNESHNGIRSIKEYISRQSADSTVYKLGIGIGPKPSNATTSTMSSWVLSNFKPDERQIIDNLSIPLAIDYIDHVIDVNGEIQDCSKLNASFTKRSNLQI; encoded by the coding sequence ATGTCAATGGTAGCAGAGAAGGAGtttatcattttttctATTGGAAATCCAGGGTCAACTAATAGACATTCTACAGGACATATAGTGATGAAAGCATTGATCGAATACTTCGGTGCAAAGCAACTATTTAAACCACTGTCCAATTCCATGTACTCTATGACAGAAGTAGACAATATTGCTCTAGTCAAGTCAAATAACTACAtgaatgattcaaataaacTGTTGAAGCAATatattgaacaagaaaaaatagGCCTAAGACAAGCCGTTTTAATCGTCGTCTACGATGAGTTTGATTTAGACCTAGGAAAAGTGAAAATTTCACCCTTTAAGAAAAACGAATCGCATAATGGGATTCGGTCTATAAAAGAGTATATATCTCGTCAATCTGCCGACCTGACAGTCTATAAGTTGGGAATTGGTATTGGACCAAAACCCTCAAATGCCACTACGAGCACCATGTCGTCTTGGGTTTTATCTAACTTCAAGCCAGATGAACGGCAAATTATAGACAATTTAAGTATACCATTAGCAATAGATTATATAGATCATGTCATAGATGTAAACGGTGAAATCCAAGATTGCAGCAAGTTAAATGCATCTTTCACGAAGCGGTCGAATTTACAAATATAA
- a CDS encoding DEHA2B04004p (similar to uniprot|P53206 Saccharomyces cerevisiae YGR012w): MINWKLILRSSAAIVSALIILQRIHEQLNNNKKRLTTLSPRSRGVESLIGNTPMIEIKSLSKLTGCKIYAKLELMNPAGSAKDRVALSIIRANEKLGKLKPNHGDVIFEGTSGSTGISFAVLANALGYKAHICLPDDTSPEKMQLLKSLGAELEPVKPASIVDPNQYTNAARYGAQKINEDSSNNKNAIFADQFENDFNWRIHYSSTGPEIWEQMEENLDVFINGSGTGGTIAGVSKYLKEKNDRIKIVLADPQGSGLANRVNYGVMYDSVEREGTRRRHQVDTLVEGIGLNRLTWNFQQGEHNIDEAIRVRDEQALKMAKFLCINDGLFWGSSSAINCVAAVKTAFKYGPGQKIVIIACDSGARHLSKFWKDAAELPNDITLQDIIEDIKSP; encoded by the coding sequence ATGATCAATTGGAAGCTTATTCTAAGGTCAAGTGCTGCAATTGTGTCGGCATTGATCATACTTCAGCGGATTCATGAGCAGCTaaataataacaaaaaaagACTCACTACTTTGTCTCCTAGGTCGAGAGGAGTGGAATCTTTAATTGGAAATACTCCGATGATTGAGATCAAATCCTTATCTAAGCTTACAGGATGCAAGATATATGCTAAGTTGGAATTGATGAACCCGGCCGGGAGTGCTAAGGATCGTGTGGCGTTGTCGATTATACGAGCAAACGAGAAGCTAGGCAAGTTGAAGCCAAACCATGGAGATGTGATATTTGAGGGTACTTCAGGATCGACTGGGATATCGTTTGCGGTTCTAGCCAATGCTTTGGGATATAAGGCGCATATATGTCTTCCAGACGATACTTCGCCAGAAAAAAtgcaattattgaagtCATTGGGGGCAGAATTGGAGCCAGTAAAACCTGCGTCTATAGTGGATCCGAACCAATATACAAATGCAGCTAGGTATGGGGCACagaaaatcaatgaagacctgtctaataataaaaatgcaATATTTGCGGATCAGTTCGAAAACGACTTCAACTGGCGGATACACTATAGCTCTACGGGGCCTGAGATTTGGGAACAGATGGAGGAAAATCTTGATGTATTTATAAATGGTTCAGGCACTGGTGGTACGATTGCCGGTGTCTCCAAGtatttaaaagaaaaaaatgatCGTATAAAGATAGTTTTGGCAGACCCTCAGGGCTCGGGCTTAGCCAATAGAGTAAATTATGGTGTAATGTACGATTCAGTCGAAAGGGAAGggacaagaagaagacatCAGGTAGATACTTTGGTGGAAGGCATAGGATTAAACAGGCTTACTTGGAATTTCCAACAGGGAGAGCACAATATCGACGAAGCGATTAGAGTTCGTGATGAACAAGCATTAAAAATGGCAAAGTTTTTATGTATCAATGATGGCCTTTTCTGGGGTTCCTCTTCTGCCATAAATTGCGTTGCTGCAGTTAAAACTGCCTTCAAGTATGGACCTGGCCAAAAAATAGTGATCATAGCTTGTGATTCTGGTGCAAGACACTTATCTAAGTTTTGGAAAGATGCTGCCGAGTTGCCTAACGATATTACACTACAGGATATTATAGAAGATATTAAATCACCTTGA
- a CDS encoding DEHA2B04070p (weakly similar to uniprot|P40467 Saccharomyces cerevisiae YIL130w ASG1 transcriptional factor), translating into MASKVKKEGQDNSAEALESAGNNTNGSGKPASTQNVNNNNSNQEKPKAFTIKYKRPRGSRACVVCRSRKVRCDAEIHIPCTNCITFGCECTLPEAKKRGNVSAESKAKRTKTNDKETGDQSGIPFNPSVKTESKSSTVNSTLGSQAPLNAESQGNASTLEPVLNISQVSVPPSLTSNYKTRPSMHKKQLANGKGKAALTFLGSSSIAQVAQKVGQNHVQLTEDVFDSSENSLDSAELEILKLRGAFLLPSHELCLDLINSYFEHVHALMPVLNRTEFMRKFNDPQDNPSLMVLQAVLLCGCRISQNPLLLDSKGSNNLASLTFFRRAKALYEANYESDPTSIIQTLILIGSYGEGPEDVTKNSFYWTRVAVGLAQGFGFQRDISNSPDLSESDKKIWRRIWWCLFEKDRNVSIAYGRPLVIDLNDCDVPMLTVEDFNEDEHEYKSPYPVNETQALYIIHLVKLAEITGIIIKYQYTVKAQSMKTKNKFSIIQHCDMLMGIWFANLPHQLVFSLKDTSTHNFYSCFLNAQYYNRLYLIHRSNLLRMAKSNSTNPNNYKYPSWGISFQAARMISIVSKILLDRNLIKFCPVMFIYIVFTALVMLIYHVDSPNHVIASTASDSLFVSRAVLKELAKYWPIANVLMKLFDKYANDKMKRAKVIETGSKIAELQELHADQKNVSSESNMNNYYCSDSGTEIQNDIIAKNDGSPLTYGNRPSPTHSMSSGVSPSSTLNKGNRSQPNIEQLVQQIKHPKEDIKKPDMLSSSIKTGETSPTSSTQSFPDISLVTENLPANQNFFENFEPTQLFPDVKFSLPPTRAQSPSAAQDVGDNNYEQPNNENDANIFQAPGAPAFDTNFMDSSFINMNLQSAATENNFLDDDLTSLFNIQN; encoded by the coding sequence ATGGCTAGTAAAGTGAAGAAAGAGGGACAAGATAATTCAGCAGAAGCTTTAGAGTCGGCTGGTAACAATACAAATGGAAGTGGTAAACCTGCTTCAACGCAGAAcgtaaataataataatagtaatcAAGAAAAACCAAAAGCATTCACGATTAAATACAAGAGACCAAGAGGATCGAGAGCATGTGTCGTTTGTAGATCAAGAAAGGTTAGATGTGATGCAGAAATTCATATTCCATGTACTAATTGTATAACGTTTGGATGTGAATGTACGTTACCGGAAGCAAAAAAGAGGGGCAATGTATCTGCCGAATCGAAAGCAAAAAGAACTAAGACCAACGACAAAGAAACAGGAGACCAGTCCGGGATACCATTCAACCCGAGTGTTAAAACAGAAAGCAAGAGTTCAACGGTAAATTCAACTCTAGGCAGCCAAGCACCATTAAATGCGGAATCTCAGGGTAATGCATCAACTCTTGAACCGGTATTGAATATCTCACAAGTAAGTGTTCCGCCATCTTTGACCTCAAATTACAAAACGAGACCATCAATGCATAAGAAGCAGTTGGCTAATGGTAAAGGTAAAGCGGCGTTGACATTTTTGGGGTCTTCGTCAATTGCGCAGGTGGCTCAGAAGGTGGGACAGAATCATGTCCAGTTAACTGAAGATGTGTTTGATTCTAGCGAAAACTCACTTGACTCGGCAGAGTTAGAGATTTTGAAGTTGCGAGGAGCGTTTCTTCTACCATCCCATGAGCTTTGTTtagatttgattaattcgTATTTTGAACATGTTCATGCATTGATGCCTGTGCTCAATCGAACTGAATTCATGAGAAAGTTTAATGACCCACAAGATAACCCATCTTTAATGGTCCTTCAGGCGGTATTACTTTGTGGATGTAGAATTTCTCAAAATCCATTATTACTTGATTCTAAAGGGTCTAATAACTTAGCGTCGTTAACGTTTTTCAGAAGAGCCAAGGCATTATACGAGGCTAACTATGAAAGTGATCCAACCTCGATTATTCAGACATTGATCTTGATTGGTTCATATGGTGAAGGTCCCGAAGATGTTACAAAAAATTCGTTTTATTGGACCAGAGTTGCAGTAGGATTAGCGCAGGGGTTTGGTTTTCAAAGAGATATTAGTAACTCCCCTGATTTAAGTGAAAGCGACAAAAAAATCTGGAGAAGAATCTGGTGGTGTTTGTTTGAGAAAGACCGTAACGTTTCCATTGCCTACGGTAGGCCGTTGGTTATTGATCTAAACGATTGTGATGTTCCTATGCTTACGGTTGAAGATTTCAACGAAGATGAGCATGAATATAAATCACCTTACCCTGTTAATGAGACGCAAGCCTTATATATCATCCATTTGGTGAAATTGGCCGAAATTACAGGgatcattattaaatatcaGTATACTGTCAAAGCACAGCTGATGAAAACAAAAAACAAATTCTCTATTATTCAACATTGTGATATGTTGATGGGTATTTGGTTTGCAAACTTACCCCACCAGTTAgtattttctttgaaagataCTTCAACGCACAATTTTTACAGTTGCTTTTTGAATGCTCAATATTATAACCGTTTATACTTGATTCATagatcaaatttattaagaatgGCAAAGTCAAACTCAACGaatccaaataattataaatatcctTCTTGGGGTATTTCCTTCCAAGCGGCTAGaatgatttcaattgtttctaAAATCTTATTGGATAGAAatcttattaaattttgcCCTGTTATGTTTATCTATATTGTTTTCACGGCTTTGGTAATGTTGATTTATCATGTTGACTCCCCTAATCATGTTATTGCATCTACCGCGtctgattcattattcgtATCGAGGGCCgtattgaaagaattagcTAAGTACTGGCCCATTGCAAATGTTttaatgaagttatttGACAAATATGCCAATGATAAAATGAAAAGAGCAAAGGTCATCGAAACTGGCTCTAAGATCGCTGAATTACAAGAGTTACATGCCGATCAAAAGAATGTGTCTTCTGAAAGTAATATGAATAACTATTATTGTAGCGATAGCGGTACTGAGATACAGAATGatataattgcaaaaaatgATGGGTCACCTTTGACTTATGGCAACAGGCCATCTCCTACTCACCTGATGTCTTCTGGTGTCTCTCCTAGTAGCACATTGAACAAGGGTAACAGAAGCCAaccaaatattgaacaattagttcaacaaattaaacACCCtaaagaagatattaaaAAGCCTGATATGTTATCCTCATCAATTAAAACTGGAGAAACGTCGCCAACATCGTCAACCCAATCATTCCCAGATATATCATTAGTTACTGAGAACTTGCCGGCAAATcagaatttttttgaaaacttcGAGCCAACTCAGTTATTTCCTGATGTTAAATTTAGTTTACCCCCAACAAGGGCACAATCACCATCAGCGGCTCAAGATGTTggtgataataattatgaACAGCCTAATAATGAGAATGACGCAAATATCTTCCAGGCACCTGGTGCGCCCGCTTTTGATACGAATTTTATGGACAGTTCATTTATCAATATGAATTTACAATCCGCCGCTACAGAAAACAATTTCTTGGATGATGACCTTACATCGCTCTTTAATATTCAGAATTAG
- a CDS encoding DEHA2B04048p (weakly similar to CA1892|IPF10197 Candida albicans IPF10197), whose translation MANKGGWKFRKPRGSRACTVCRLRKVRCDAETQMPCSNCISFGSDCRFPEPRRKKGSSNANNTSQPNSPVVQVGDRVNNLPMVSAYGGSIPTNNFSTIALNNTYNDGLNIPGSQAFQLQQSGHVNHLNNRVPHQHIMQQVQQMQPQVQQFPPMAQDHNGQQMQSQTQAQNGNQIMNMPPNQQYMPTSNQPYATSSTNAQFMPSSSIQSQGQSWMQHQANKFGNISSNVPNDPLCNISVRNVMPQYNPSDTSTPSNNGVKVAPSRKLSKYLYLGPSSCYSYFADDGYFKRNEDKAAEHIAEMGYNMSSSIDPREIITELQVLNIKGAFSLPSRSVMLNIFEAFFDNIYPSIPLINKDIFMNHFNDPNPDRQPPLMLIQAILLAGSKYTQDPAIVDSNNSSAAASFAFYQRVKSLYDSTVKFEYVGDGDEDDGHLAFNYPTMLVQISCLLSWHWVDPEDVSRGIYFWIRNAITIAQTFGFHTNMEEAPFIQHLLHKHQDNELQNYKIHQQIFYWKKIWWWLYCRDRSAAISFGRPLTINMLETSCDVPSMDDFEKYESENWSLDNKEDRLLAEYFIHTIYLSEILGLVIQEQYHTRRAQHSEVSMSRSTKVVKQLNLLMGIFFKQLPSELKFTANDPKSMNVFSCLLGTFYYITLYHINRVKLITIQEGNNKYWGISFQAAYMTSLIAQYLSDRMNSGEKLMLSPSLVYTMSMAMIILSFHTDSTNKIVSQTASKQMHVCLNFSRQFQASWPGVAYSLVTFFTERLNRDDKKDEMVSRAKSVLIKVCQDFKSDEDKGKPGHSKNSKSFDLNFLLNEPNDHAASDTSSCEDYAYDKEDEDLSLPMHNIVTIELPPFDSEFCKTFNATHLFPKGSGKNHTISPTPTPLQSPPTTKISPQQQFHSHPGPSNVQLQPSNDTNATRPHNGISDQQLFSENFPGGFVANSNGSTTTPIHSSAASFGTENIPLYPTAPDAPMYPFPPPPPPPPPPQPTTLDFQDNAVLDSQYFLNVNSGVNWNTYNI comes from the coding sequence ATGGCTAATAAAGGAGGCTGGAAGTTTAGGAAGCCTCGAGGTTCCAGGGCTTGTACAGTTTGCCGCTTAAGAAAGGTTAGGTGTGATGCAGAAACACAGATGCCATGTTCGAACTGCATTTCGTTCGGCTCAGATTGCCGGTTTCCTGAACCTAGAAGAAAGAAGGGAAGCAGTAACGCGAACAATACATCTCAGCCTAATAGTCCTGTGGTTCAAGTTGGCGATAGGGTGAATAATTTGCCAATGGTAAGTGCCTATGGTGGTTCGATCccaacaaataatttttcaacgaTTGCACTCAATAATACGTATAATGATGGATTGAATATACCAGGTTCACAAGCATTTCAATTACAACAATCTGGACATGTTaatcatttgaataatcGGGTTCCTCATCAGCATATAATGCAACAAGTGCAGCAAATGCAACCACAAGTACAACAGTTCCCACCGATGGCACAAGATCATAATGGACAGCAAATGCAACTGCAGACACAGGCACAAAATGGTAACCAAATCATGAATATGCCGCCAAATCAACAGTATATGCCAACGTCTAATCAGCCATATGCCACTTCTCTGACCAACGCGCAATTCATGCCGTCTCTGTCAATTCAGCTGCAAGGCCAATCATGGATGCAACATCAGGCAAACAAGTTTGGAAATATCCTGTCGAATGTTCCTAATGACCCGTTGTGTAATATATCCGTCAGAAATGTGATGCCCCAATACAACCCATCTGATACGAGTACTCCGTCTAATAATGGTGTCAAAGTAGCACCGAGCAGGAAGTTGAGTAAGTATTTGTATTTGGGTCCTTCATCTTGTTATTCTTATTTTGCTGATGACGGATACTTCAAGAGAAATGAGGATAAAGCGGCCGAGCATATTGCAGAAATGGGATATAACATGTCCTCTAGTATAGATCCTAGAGAAATCATAACTGAATTACAAGTATTGAACATAAAGGGTGCATTTAGTTTACCTTCGAGGTCTGTTAtgttaaatatatttgaagcATTCTTTGATAACATTTATCCGCTGATCCCCTTAATTAATAAGGATATATTCATGAACCATTTTAACGATCCAAATCCGGACAGGCAACCTCCCTTAATGTTAATACAGGCTATTCTTTTGGCAGGATCAAAATACACCCAAGACCCAGCGATTGTTGACTCAAACAACAGTAGTGCAGCTGCAAGTTTTGCATTTTATCAAAGAgttaaatcattatatgaTTCCACTGtgaaatttgaatatgttgGTGACGgggatgaagatgatggtCATCTAGCCTTTAACTATCCAACAATGTTAGTTCAGATTTCTTGCTTATTGTCGTGGCACTGGGTGGATCCAGAAGATGTATCTAGGGGTATATATTTCTGGATTAGAAATGCCATTACAATAGCCCAGACATTTGGATTTCATACGAATATGGAAGAAGCACCATTTATTCAGCACTTATTACACAAGCATCAAGATAATGAGCTACAAAACtataaaattcatcaacagATATTCTATTGGAAAAAGATTTGGTGGTGGTTATATTGCAGAGATAGATCTGCAGCGATTAGCTTTGGAAGACCcttaacaataaatatgCTCGAAACATCTTGTGATGTACCGTCCAtggatgattttgaaaagtaTGAATCGGAGAATTGGTCtcttgataataaagaagacCGACTTCTTGCAGAATACTTCATTCATACCATTTACTTGTCAGAGATTTTGGGTTTGGTAATACAAGAACAATATCATACCAGGCGTGCACAACATTCAGAGGTTTCCATGTCAAGGAGTACCAAGGTCGTtaaacaattaaatttgttaatGGGTATATTCTTTAAACAATTACCAAGTGAGCTTAAATTTACTGCTAATGATCCTAAATCAATGAATGTCTTTTCTTGCTTATTAGGCACCTTTTATTATATCACGCTTTACCATATCAATAGAGTGAAGCTAATTACCATTCAGGAGGGtaacaataaatattggGGTATTTCTTTTCAAGCTGCATATATGACATCACTCATCGCCCAATATTTAAGTGATAGGATGAATTCGGGAGAGAAATTGATGTTATCCCCTCTGTTGGTATATACTATGTCCATGGCAATGATTATACTATCGTTTCACACAGACTCTACTAATAAGATCGTATCCCAAACTGCATCAAAACAAATGCATGTATGTTTGAATTTCTCGAGACAATTTCAAGCTTCCTGGCCAGGTGTTGCTTATCTGTTGGTTACATTTTTTACCGAAAGATTGAACAGAGATGATAAAAAGGATGAAATGGTTTCAAGGGCAAAATCCGTATTGATCAAAGTATGTCAGGATTTCAAGTCAGACGAAGACAAAGGAAAGCCAGGTCATCTGAAAAATCTGAAATCGTTCGATTTAAACTTTTTACTAAATGAACCCAACGATCATGCTGCTTCTGATACTTCAAGTTGCGAAGATTATGCCTATGAcaaggaagatgaagactTGAGTTTGCCTATGCACAACATTGTTACCATTGAACTTCCACCATTTGATTCCGAATTCTGCAAGACATTTAATGCTACACACTTATTTCCTAAGGGCTCAGGAAAGAACCACACCATCTCCCCTACGCCTACCCCATTGCAATCGCCTCCTACAACAAAAATAAGCCCCCAGCAGCAGTTTCATTCACATCCCGGGCCGTCTAATGTGCAACTTCAGCCATCCAATGATACTAATGCCACCCGGCCCCACAACGGTATCTCGGATCAACAACTATTTTCTGAAAACTTTCCTGGTGGTTTTGTCGCAAATTCTAATGGCTCGACTACTACACCAATCCATTCCTCGGCTGCATCTTTTGGAACTGAAAACATTCCACTATATCCTACGGCACCTGATGCTCCAATGTACCCATTTCCACCACCACctccaccaccaccaccaccgCAGCCTACCACGCTTGATTTTCAGGATAATGCTGTCTTGGATAGTCAGTACTTCCTAAACGTGAATAGCGGTGTTAATTGGAATActtataatatttaa
- a CDS encoding DEHA2B03982p (similar to CA0658|IPF16505 Candida albicans IPF16505): MMNDNSSNLQSTYSDTLKPTQTKEKTNNTNFHSGINTNNNNNNNNNNNNNSNIKNSPLPSNSIYNGHFLYSSHPNSSPLIHTFNSEWVDTPDNSPSRTKPYNQDMSTTILADPASVAPQQNEDSSNKSKFETPSKAKASISFITPVTDSKAYDTIILNEKHLKPSSPEPVKEHNVESMDILWAMLHNITGKDKLAKFGQFTLRLLLYHAKQTQNYLSDGYININVINSRYNDKEKKLNLLKNFLHHPRDFIKIIVLLACSIFRSRLSGTAGGLSLFRQFLRFGQSPFKTRRFKNKLVSRTTIATKSGDYMIDVSSIGKCFTKDVLGDIFSLYYSVFDEAGLLYKMNFFRSKSFHKVILRHESLAWYYETLLGIYNAYGRLQKLSQQEMDLKIQIQVKSKARSLSKQLLGASSIEGLSHEDDTKDAQQLKEIQFKKYNSYIDIYKWLSDFIFNTYTVFNMALPFDTLQLWMGISASSLSILKLYRETRKRLIAESLRK, from the coding sequence ATGATGAACGATAATAGTCTGAATCTACAATCGACTTATTCAGATACCCTCAAGCCCACTCAGACTAAAGAAAAAACTAATAATACTAATTTTCATAGTGGCATAAATactaacaataataataataacaataataataacaataataatagtaatattaaaaattctCCATTACCATCAAATTCGATATATAACGGACATTTTTTGTATTCGTCACATCCAAACTCAAGTCCCTTAATACATACATTCAATTCCGAGTGGGTCGATACCCCAGATAACTCACCATCTCGCACCAAACCATATAATCAAGATATGTCTACAACTATTTTAGCAGATCCTGCAAGTGTAGCTCCACAACAGAATGAAGATTCGTCGAATAAGTCCAAATTCGAAACACCATCGAAAGCTAAAGCATCAATTTCGTTCATAACACCGGTGACAGATTCTAAGGCATACGATACTATTATTCTCAATGAGAAACACCTCAAGCCTTCATCGCCTGAGCCTGTTAAAGAACATAACGTGGAGTCAATGGACATATTATGGGCAATGTTGCACAACATCACTGGTAAGGATAAATTGGCCAAATTTGGCCAATTTACGTTGAGGCTATTGCTCTATCATGCCAAACAAACCCAGAATTACCTTAGTGACGGGTATATCAACATCAATGTTATAAATTCAAGATAcaatgataaagaaaagaagttgaatttattgaagaactTTTTACACCATCCCCGGGACTTTATTAAGATAATAGTTTTATTGGCTTGTTCAATATTCAGGTCCAGATTGAGCGGTACTGCTGGCggtttatcattattcagACAATTTCTCAGGTTTGGCCAGTCTCCATTCAAAACCCGGCGCTTCAAAAATAAGTTAGTATCACGAACAACAATTGCTACAAAATCGGGTGATTATATGATAGACGTGTCGAGCATTGGTAAGTGTTTTACAAAGGACGTCTTAGgtgatatattttcattatactATAGTGTTTTTGATGAGGCAGGGTTATTATAtaagatgaattttttcagaaGCAAAAGCTTCCATAAGGTTATTTTAAGACATGAATCTCTCGCATGGTACTATGAAACGTTGCTTGGTATATATAATGCGTATGGTAGGTTGCAAAAGTTGAGCCAACAAGAAATGgacttgaaaattcaaatacaagTTAAAAGTAAAGCTCGGCTGTTATCAAAACAATTATTGGGTGCTAGCTCCATTGAAGGGCTTTCTCACGAGGATGATACAAAAGACGCTCAACAGCTAAAggaaattcaattcaaaaaatacAACTCGTACATTGATATATACAAATGGTTGTCCgatttcatttttaatacTTACACGGTGTTCAACATGGCTTTACCATTTGATACTTTACAATTATGGATGGGTATAAGTGCATCTTCTCTTAGTATACTCAAATTATATCGAGAAACAAGAAAACGGTTGATAGCTGAATCTTTGCGGAAATAA